In Patagioenas fasciata isolate bPatFas1 chromosome 2, bPatFas1.hap1, whole genome shotgun sequence, a single window of DNA contains:
- the ADNP2 gene encoding activity-dependent neuroprotector homeobox protein 2 isoform X1, protein MFQIPVQNLDNIRKARKKVKGILVDLGLESCRELLKSLESFDPGEKHFCNTSWSDVSPWESVGKRKRYRTKPYCCSLCKFSSKLLTSFKNHLHRYHEDEMDQELVVPCPKCAFASDPKIVGKHIRMFHSSNKRIQNYTVSILDGMKQFRSDIINFTCLKCQFTDTLYYNMKKHVLIKHFQNLIGTYFGLKRDESKGNSIQHYCKKCNASANSPDSLMYHVLTAEIHRDLENKLRSVISEHIKKPGLVKQMHIAPKPPQGVATAAPSAGPAAAPAGSVTAPSCVQLAFPQNNQNQTAVQPKPVKNMVRSLTVPSASGSLPHTTSAPVVTPSHVTLVSSNLSVGQSNVNIQPSPSQPIIVSHGLPLNQPMGTGAVPLNHSVGTINRTVAPAVLPLNQTVGPGIFPIGQPIGTINDPVAAGTLPVTQPISPVNRPVASGVLSINQSLGNVNGPLGPSVLPVAQTVASGVLQLNQPVASGVVPVRQPVGAGFLQLNQPVAPAVMPVNQPVQPAVSQNATFLTTGSILRQLIPTGKQVNGIPTYTLAPVSVTLPVPPGGGVATVTPPQVPIQLMQSGTVTQLSQSPASAPSPPVVLTSQNISLQTLPPGPETSQAVRQAKQWKTCPVCNELFPSNVYQVHMAVAHKHGEVKMEEAPEPDKLAACAPFLRWMTEKTVRCFSCKCFLCEEELMKHLLMHGLACLFCTVTFHDLLSLVEHNKTAHNGKKQLHADYSNRGFQLGSDAQGDLVFPHFDFSTVLPKEDIGEREVHLAVLAGLNSRTLVPVYIKVKPQTTEVNNRCKKNVLTCPFCFGTFVSKETYEMHLKERHHIMPTVHTILKSPAFKCIHCCGVYTGNMTLTAIAVHLLRCRSAPKDSNSSVKMQLERTEKKELLFVNGEKQVSVLVKRKQLDSSFVAEDQRNKEQQPLSISTGVALSPERELNLGVVPFKRQKINSRTEIKKLLSSEDLRILAVDPKQYDHNSYEAQKQFLTDYFHERPYPSKKERELLSLLLFAWKIDVGAFFGKRRHICLKAINNYKPSVLLGFSMSELKNIKHSLNIKDEPLDM, encoded by the coding sequence aggtACAGAACAAAGCCCTACTGCTGTAGTTTATGCAAGTTCTCATCAAAATTGCTTACTTCGTTCAAGAATCACTTGCACCGTTACCATGAAGATGAAATGGACCAAGAGCTGGTGGTTCCTTGCCCAAAATGTGCGTTTGCTTCTGATCCCAAAATAGTGGGAAAACATATCCGGATGTTTCATTCGTCTAATAAAAGAATACAGAACTATACAGTCAGCATTTTGGATGGCATGAAACAATTCAGGAGTGACATCATAAACTTTACATGTCTAAAATGTCAATTTACAGACACATTGTATTACAATATGAAGAAACATGTGCTGATAAAGCATTTTCAAAACCTAATAGGTACGTATTTTGGCCTGAAACGTGATGAAAGTAAAGGGAATTCTATTCAACACTACTGTAAAAAATGTAATGCTTCTGCAAACAGCCCAGATTCTTTAATGTATCATGTCTTGACAGCTGAAATACACCGAGACCTTGAGAACAAACTTCGGTCTGTGATTTCAGAACATATTAAGAAACCAGGACTAGTGAAACAGATGCATATTGCTCCAAAGCCTCCCCAAGGTGTGGCAACAGCTGCTCCATCTGCAGGgcctgctgctgccccagcaggTTCTGTCACAGCTCCCTCTTGCGTCCAGCTTGCATTTCCACAGAATAATCAAAACCAGACTGCGGTGCAGCCAAAACCAGTTAAAAACATGGTCAGGTCACTGACTGTTCCAAGTGCCTCTGGTAGCCTTCCACATACAACTTCGGCTCCGGTTGTTACCCCGTCGCATGTTACTCTTGTATCTAGCAATCTTTCTGTAGGTCAGAGTAATGTTAATATTCAGCCGTCACCATCCCAGCCTATCATTGTTTCTCATGGGCTCCCCCTCAATCAGCCCATGGGGACTGGAGCTGTTCCTCTTAATCACTCCGTTGGAACCATAAATAGAACTGTGGCCCCTGCAGTTCTTCCTCTTAATCAAACTGTGGGGCCTGGGATCTTTCCTATTGGTCAACCCATTGGTACTATAAATGATCCGGTTGCAGCTGGGACGCTGCCTGTGACTCAGCCCATCAGCCCTGTGAACCGGCCGGTTGCATCGGGAGTTCTCTCCATCAACCAATCCCTTGGGAATGTGAATGGACCCCTTGGTCCCAGCGTCCTTCCCGTGGCACAGACAGTTGCGTCAGGGGTTCTCCAGCTTAATCAGCCTGTTGcctctggggttgttcctgtcagACAGCCTGTTGGAGCTGGGTTTCTTCAGCTTAATCAACCTGTTGCCCCAGCAGTCATGCCAGTAAATCAGCCAGTTCAACCTGCAGTTTCTCAGAACGCAACTTTTTTGACTACAGGTTCTATACTTAGGCAGTTGATTCCGACTGGTAAGCAGGTTAATGGGATACCTACGTACACGCTTGCCCCGGTTTCTGTTACTTTGCCTGTACCTCCTGGTGGTGGAGTAGCAACTGTGACTCCACCGCAAGTGCCCATCCAGTTAATGCAGTCTGGGACAGTGACTCAGTTGTCCCAGTCACCGGCTAGTGCACCCTCTCCTCCAGTGGTTCTAACGTCTCAGAATATATCATTACAAACCTTGCCACCTGGTCCTGAAACAAGTCAGGCTGTCAGACAGGCAAAGCAATGGAAGACTTGCCCTGTTTGCAATGAGCTTTTCCCCTCAAATGTCTACCAGGTGCACATGGCGGTGGCCCACAAACATGGTGAAGTAAAAATGGAAGAAGCCCCAGAACCTGACAAACTTGCAGCTTGTGCACCCTTTCTGAGGTGGATGACAGAAAAGACAGTCCGGTGTTTCTCTTGTAAATGTTTTCTCTGTGAGGAGGAGCTCATGAAACATCTCTTGATGCATGGCTTAGCTTGCTTGTTTTGCACAGTTACTTTCCATGACTTACTAAGCCTTGTAGAGCACAATAAAACTGCACACAATGGGAAAAAACAGTTACATGCAGATTATAGCAACAGAGGATTTCAGCTAGGTAGCGATGCTCAGGGTGACCTTGTATTTCCACACTTCGATTTCAGTACAGTGTTACCAAAAGAAGACATTGGTGAAAGAGAAGTACATTTGGCAGTGCTTGCTGGGCTGAATTCAAGGACACTTGTCCCTGTTTACATCAAAGTGAAACCTCAGACAACAGAAGTGAACAACAGATGCAAAAAAAATGTGTTAACCTGTCCCTTTTGCTTCGGTACGTTTGTTAGTAAAGAAACCTATGAAATGCATTTGAAAGAGCGGCATCACATAATGCCAACCGTACATACAATTTTAAAGTCTCCTGCTTTCAAGTGCATCCACTGTTGTGGTGTGTACACTGGAAATATGACTCTGACAGCTATTGCTGTACACTTGCTCCGTTGCAGAAGTGCTCCCAAAGACAGCAACTCAAGCGTGAAGATGCAGCTCGAGCGAACTGAGAAGAAAGAGCTACTGTTTGTGAATGGTGAAAAGCAGGTTTCTGTGTTGGTGAAAAGAAAGCAATTGGATTCCAGCTTTGTTGCAGAAGACCAAAGGAATAaggaacagcagcctctgagcatAAGTACTGGCGTAGCTCTGTCACCAGAAAGAGAACTGAATTTAGGGGTAGTGCCTTTCAAACGACAAAAGATTAATAGTAGGACTGAGATAAAGAAGCTTCTTTCTAGTGAGGATCTTCGCATTCTCGCAGTGGATCCTAAACAGTATGATCACAATTCATATGAGGCTCAAAAACAGTTTTTGACAGACTATTTTCATGAGAGACCATATCCTTCTAAAAAAGAGAGGGAATTACTGTCCTTGCTGCTGTTTGCATGGAAAATTGATGTTGGAGCATTCTTTGGAAAAAGGAGGCATATATGCTTAAAGGCGATAAATAATTATAAGCCGTCTGTGCTACTGGGTTTCAGTATGTCTGAACTGAAAAATATCAAGCACAGTTTGAATATAAAAGATGAACCATTAGATATGTAA
- the ADNP2 gene encoding activity-dependent neuroprotector homeobox protein 2 isoform X2: MDQELVVPCPKCAFASDPKIVGKHIRMFHSSNKRIQNYTVSILDGMKQFRSDIINFTCLKCQFTDTLYYNMKKHVLIKHFQNLIGTYFGLKRDESKGNSIQHYCKKCNASANSPDSLMYHVLTAEIHRDLENKLRSVISEHIKKPGLVKQMHIAPKPPQGVATAAPSAGPAAAPAGSVTAPSCVQLAFPQNNQNQTAVQPKPVKNMVRSLTVPSASGSLPHTTSAPVVTPSHVTLVSSNLSVGQSNVNIQPSPSQPIIVSHGLPLNQPMGTGAVPLNHSVGTINRTVAPAVLPLNQTVGPGIFPIGQPIGTINDPVAAGTLPVTQPISPVNRPVASGVLSINQSLGNVNGPLGPSVLPVAQTVASGVLQLNQPVASGVVPVRQPVGAGFLQLNQPVAPAVMPVNQPVQPAVSQNATFLTTGSILRQLIPTGKQVNGIPTYTLAPVSVTLPVPPGGGVATVTPPQVPIQLMQSGTVTQLSQSPASAPSPPVVLTSQNISLQTLPPGPETSQAVRQAKQWKTCPVCNELFPSNVYQVHMAVAHKHGEVKMEEAPEPDKLAACAPFLRWMTEKTVRCFSCKCFLCEEELMKHLLMHGLACLFCTVTFHDLLSLVEHNKTAHNGKKQLHADYSNRGFQLGSDAQGDLVFPHFDFSTVLPKEDIGEREVHLAVLAGLNSRTLVPVYIKVKPQTTEVNNRCKKNVLTCPFCFGTFVSKETYEMHLKERHHIMPTVHTILKSPAFKCIHCCGVYTGNMTLTAIAVHLLRCRSAPKDSNSSVKMQLERTEKKELLFVNGEKQVSVLVKRKQLDSSFVAEDQRNKEQQPLSISTGVALSPERELNLGVVPFKRQKINSRTEIKKLLSSEDLRILAVDPKQYDHNSYEAQKQFLTDYFHERPYPSKKERELLSLLLFAWKIDVGAFFGKRRHICLKAINNYKPSVLLGFSMSELKNIKHSLNIKDEPLDM; encoded by the coding sequence ATGGACCAAGAGCTGGTGGTTCCTTGCCCAAAATGTGCGTTTGCTTCTGATCCCAAAATAGTGGGAAAACATATCCGGATGTTTCATTCGTCTAATAAAAGAATACAGAACTATACAGTCAGCATTTTGGATGGCATGAAACAATTCAGGAGTGACATCATAAACTTTACATGTCTAAAATGTCAATTTACAGACACATTGTATTACAATATGAAGAAACATGTGCTGATAAAGCATTTTCAAAACCTAATAGGTACGTATTTTGGCCTGAAACGTGATGAAAGTAAAGGGAATTCTATTCAACACTACTGTAAAAAATGTAATGCTTCTGCAAACAGCCCAGATTCTTTAATGTATCATGTCTTGACAGCTGAAATACACCGAGACCTTGAGAACAAACTTCGGTCTGTGATTTCAGAACATATTAAGAAACCAGGACTAGTGAAACAGATGCATATTGCTCCAAAGCCTCCCCAAGGTGTGGCAACAGCTGCTCCATCTGCAGGgcctgctgctgccccagcaggTTCTGTCACAGCTCCCTCTTGCGTCCAGCTTGCATTTCCACAGAATAATCAAAACCAGACTGCGGTGCAGCCAAAACCAGTTAAAAACATGGTCAGGTCACTGACTGTTCCAAGTGCCTCTGGTAGCCTTCCACATACAACTTCGGCTCCGGTTGTTACCCCGTCGCATGTTACTCTTGTATCTAGCAATCTTTCTGTAGGTCAGAGTAATGTTAATATTCAGCCGTCACCATCCCAGCCTATCATTGTTTCTCATGGGCTCCCCCTCAATCAGCCCATGGGGACTGGAGCTGTTCCTCTTAATCACTCCGTTGGAACCATAAATAGAACTGTGGCCCCTGCAGTTCTTCCTCTTAATCAAACTGTGGGGCCTGGGATCTTTCCTATTGGTCAACCCATTGGTACTATAAATGATCCGGTTGCAGCTGGGACGCTGCCTGTGACTCAGCCCATCAGCCCTGTGAACCGGCCGGTTGCATCGGGAGTTCTCTCCATCAACCAATCCCTTGGGAATGTGAATGGACCCCTTGGTCCCAGCGTCCTTCCCGTGGCACAGACAGTTGCGTCAGGGGTTCTCCAGCTTAATCAGCCTGTTGcctctggggttgttcctgtcagACAGCCTGTTGGAGCTGGGTTTCTTCAGCTTAATCAACCTGTTGCCCCAGCAGTCATGCCAGTAAATCAGCCAGTTCAACCTGCAGTTTCTCAGAACGCAACTTTTTTGACTACAGGTTCTATACTTAGGCAGTTGATTCCGACTGGTAAGCAGGTTAATGGGATACCTACGTACACGCTTGCCCCGGTTTCTGTTACTTTGCCTGTACCTCCTGGTGGTGGAGTAGCAACTGTGACTCCACCGCAAGTGCCCATCCAGTTAATGCAGTCTGGGACAGTGACTCAGTTGTCCCAGTCACCGGCTAGTGCACCCTCTCCTCCAGTGGTTCTAACGTCTCAGAATATATCATTACAAACCTTGCCACCTGGTCCTGAAACAAGTCAGGCTGTCAGACAGGCAAAGCAATGGAAGACTTGCCCTGTTTGCAATGAGCTTTTCCCCTCAAATGTCTACCAGGTGCACATGGCGGTGGCCCACAAACATGGTGAAGTAAAAATGGAAGAAGCCCCAGAACCTGACAAACTTGCAGCTTGTGCACCCTTTCTGAGGTGGATGACAGAAAAGACAGTCCGGTGTTTCTCTTGTAAATGTTTTCTCTGTGAGGAGGAGCTCATGAAACATCTCTTGATGCATGGCTTAGCTTGCTTGTTTTGCACAGTTACTTTCCATGACTTACTAAGCCTTGTAGAGCACAATAAAACTGCACACAATGGGAAAAAACAGTTACATGCAGATTATAGCAACAGAGGATTTCAGCTAGGTAGCGATGCTCAGGGTGACCTTGTATTTCCACACTTCGATTTCAGTACAGTGTTACCAAAAGAAGACATTGGTGAAAGAGAAGTACATTTGGCAGTGCTTGCTGGGCTGAATTCAAGGACACTTGTCCCTGTTTACATCAAAGTGAAACCTCAGACAACAGAAGTGAACAACAGATGCAAAAAAAATGTGTTAACCTGTCCCTTTTGCTTCGGTACGTTTGTTAGTAAAGAAACCTATGAAATGCATTTGAAAGAGCGGCATCACATAATGCCAACCGTACATACAATTTTAAAGTCTCCTGCTTTCAAGTGCATCCACTGTTGTGGTGTGTACACTGGAAATATGACTCTGACAGCTATTGCTGTACACTTGCTCCGTTGCAGAAGTGCTCCCAAAGACAGCAACTCAAGCGTGAAGATGCAGCTCGAGCGAACTGAGAAGAAAGAGCTACTGTTTGTGAATGGTGAAAAGCAGGTTTCTGTGTTGGTGAAAAGAAAGCAATTGGATTCCAGCTTTGTTGCAGAAGACCAAAGGAATAaggaacagcagcctctgagcatAAGTACTGGCGTAGCTCTGTCACCAGAAAGAGAACTGAATTTAGGGGTAGTGCCTTTCAAACGACAAAAGATTAATAGTAGGACTGAGATAAAGAAGCTTCTTTCTAGTGAGGATCTTCGCATTCTCGCAGTGGATCCTAAACAGTATGATCACAATTCATATGAGGCTCAAAAACAGTTTTTGACAGACTATTTTCATGAGAGACCATATCCTTCTAAAAAAGAGAGGGAATTACTGTCCTTGCTGCTGTTTGCATGGAAAATTGATGTTGGAGCATTCTTTGGAAAAAGGAGGCATATATGCTTAAAGGCGATAAATAATTATAAGCCGTCTGTGCTACTGGGTTTCAGTATGTCTGAACTGAAAAATATCAAGCACAGTTTGAATATAAAAGATGAACCATTAGATATGTAA